One region of Tachysurus fulvidraco isolate hzauxx_2018 chromosome 9, HZAU_PFXX_2.0, whole genome shotgun sequence genomic DNA includes:
- the LOC125145531 gene encoding uncharacterized protein LOC125145531, translating to MMKCLYLLYIVFHVTAGCDLSAQTKYVYSEHPGGSVLLPCSCSDLHTKPHTFTWMAYIRGRLNDVLNDEHYRGRLQLFNNTSPGNLSLLISDLREEDDVDYRCRTEKGHRDMRINVKGCDLSGDKHQVVINGHPGGSVLLPCSCSDLHNNPQTFTWTTKRTGHWTDVLNDELYRDRLQLFNHTSPGNLSLVISDLREEDQRVYRCSTGLREYRDIWINVKGGRRKTSTRPGKTDRRPPSKQPPSKTTHSPPASSSTTLEQGKQQTHSSLLLVDILL from the exons gctgTGATCTCTCTGCTCAAACTAAATATGTTTACAGTGAACACCCTGGTGGTTCAGTTCTgttaccctgctcctgctctgacctgcacaccaaACCTCACACATTCACCTGGATGGCCTACATAAGAGGACGTCTGAATGACGTGTTAAATGATGAACACTACCGTGGCAGACTTCAGCTGTTTAATAACACTTCTCCTGgtaatctgtctctgctcatatctgacctgagagaagaggatgaTGTAGACTACAGGTGCAGAACTGAGAAGGGACACAGAGACATGCGTATtaatgttaaag gctgTGATCTCTCTGGTGATAAGCATCAGGTAGTTATTAATGGACACCCTGGTGGTTCAGTTCTgttaccctgctcctgctctgacctgcacaaCAATCCTCAGACATTCACATGGACGACTAAAAGAACAGGACACTGGACTGACGTGTTAAATGATGAGCTCTATCGTGACAGACTTCAGCTGTTTAATCACACTTCTCCTGGTAATCTGTCTCTGGTCATatctgacctgagagaagaggatCAGAGAGTCTACAGGTGCAGCACTGGATTAAGGGAATACAGAGACATCTGGATTAATGTTAAag gaggaagaagaaaaacttCAACACGCCCGggtaaaacagacagaagaccTCCATCAAAACAGCCTCCAAGTAAAACAACACACTCTCCACCTGCATCATCCTCAACTACACTGGAACAAGGTAAACAACAAACTCACAGCAGCCTCCTTCTAGTTGACATCCTTTTGTAA